A genomic window from Pecten maximus chromosome 6, xPecMax1.1, whole genome shotgun sequence includes:
- the LOC117328671 gene encoding uncharacterized protein LOC117328671 — MSRSQFNDRILRGFVLSSDALFEIRQLLDRRQKTKFSEGLSPEARLALQQMNDDTRVKFTGDSDDNSPGEDDPEYSGRKGIQVSKKSPRKSGKDKSRRQISFTDSPRGLKGIKSNNQSKEVFNAYEINNSSSSERDVISQKDDVLTSDPNPVDKCREWVAGNDIETPAGT, encoded by the coding sequence TTAACGACAGAATACTCCGAGGGTTCGTTTTGTCTAGTGATGCTCTATTTGAAATTCGACAATTGTTAGATAGgagacaaaaaacaaaattttccGAAGGGCTTTCGCCGGAAGCAAGGTTAGCTCTTCAGCAAATGAATGATGACACTCGAGTAAAATTCACTGGGGATTCGGACGACAATTCCCCTGGTGAGGATGACCCAGAATACTCCGGTAGAAAAGGTATCCAGGTATCTAAGAAATCTCCGCGAAAGTCCGGGAAGGACAAGTCCAGGAGACAAATTTCATTTACAGATTCTCCGAGAGGATTGAAAGGAATAAAATCTAATAACCAATCAAAAGAAGTATTTAACGCTTACGAAATAAACAATAGTTCATCATCAGAGCGTGACGTCATAAGCCAGAAGGATGACGTTCTGACAAGTGACCCTAACCCTGTCGACAAATGTCGGGAGTGGGTAGCAGGGAACGACATAGAGACACCTGCTGGGACGTGA